The genomic region CCCAGCATGTCCGGGGAGAGTCCCCGCGATCCGGGATTCCCGGTCGATCGGCAGGCGAAGCCGCCGATCTCGCTGACCGAACTCAAATCCTCTCTATCCGAGACCTGATCGCCATGCCGTTCACGACCCATGCCCAGGTGCGCTTCGCCCACGTCGATCCAGCAGGCATTGTCTTTTATCCCCGCTATTTCGAGATGCTCAACGGCGCCGTCGAAGACTGGTTCGCGGACCATCTCGGCACCGATTTCAAGACCTTGCACCTCGATCATCATCTTGGGATTCCGACGGTCAAGCTCGACGTCCGGTTCATCGCGCCGAGTGAACTCGGCGACCGTCTGACGATCACCATCAAGCCTCGCGCGGTGGGCCGCAGCAGTTGCACGCTCGAAATCGTGTTCAGCGGCGGCGAGCGCGACAGGCTGCGCGCCATTGTGGTGCTGGTGTGCATGGACCTCGGGAGTCAGCGCGCCACCGCCTGGCCCCGCGAAATCGCGGAGCGGATCAGGCATGAACTGGAGGCGCCGGATGCCGGCGATGACCATGATCCCGGCGCGGCAAAACCAGACTCCTGCGGGCCAGGCGATGGCCGTCGCTCGACAAGCTGACTGATCGAGGCGAGGGTGTGCGGCGCGATCACGCGATCACGCCGCGCCCTCGTGTCAGGCCGCCGAGACCACGGGATGCCGCAGCACGCCGATCCCGTCGATCCCGGCCACGATCGTGTCGCCGGGCCAGAGCCATTCCTGTGGATTCCGCCCCGCGCCGACACCCGCCGGGGTGCCGGTCGCGATGATGTCCCCCGGCTCGAGCGTGATGCCCTTGCTGATGTCGGCAATCAGTTCGTCCACCTTGAACAGCATATAGGCGGTATTGCTGCGTTGCTTTTCCACGCCATTGACGGTCAGCCAGAGGTCGAGCGTCTGCGGGTCCGGTATCTCGTCGGCGGTGACAATGACGGGCCCCATCGGGGCGAAGCTGTCCTGCCCCTTCGAATAGATCCACTGGCCCGCCCGGCGGCAGTCGCGCGCGCTCATATCGATCAGCACGGTGTAGCCGAAGACATGGGACAGCGCGCTGTCACGGCTGACACCCTTCGCCTTCGTGCCGATGACGGCGGCCAGTTCGACTTCCCAGTCGAGCTGTTGCGTGATGGCCCGGTCGTGGAGGATCGGCGCATCCGGCCCGATCACGCTCGTCGGCGGCTTGGAAAAGATGACGGGCTGTCGCGGCAGGTCGGGCGAGGTGTCGAGCGATTGCGCGCTTTCGGCGACATGCTCGGTATAGTTGAGCCCGATGCCGAAGATATTCTTCCGGGGACGCGGAATCGGCGCGAGGAGCGTGACATTCGCGAGCGGCAACGCGCTGCCGACGGGCCACCGCCCATCGGCCTGCCGAAGCAGCCCGTCGAGCGCGCGAAGGGCTGTCGGGCCAAGATCTATGAAGTCCAGCATGCGCCGCGGAAGCGCGACATCGAAGTGTTCCCCGAAATATTCGACGTCCACGACGAGATCGCCCGCGAGCACGCCAAGACGACCCTCTGCCTCGATCGAGGCACGGTAGGTAACGAGACGCATCCTTATCCTTTCAGCGGAAAAATCTAAAGCGGCAGAACAGGCTGATGACCGTCGCCGTCGGCAAGCGCTTCGCAGCGATACAAGCCCAGCGCGCGCATGACCGGCAGGTCATGGAAAGAGAAAAGGCAGGCGTCGTCGCTGGACGAGCCGTTGACATGCTCGTGCCACATCCATGACGGCACCACGAAGATATCGCGCTCCTTCCAGTCGAAGCGCCGGCCGCCGATGATCGAAGACCCAAATCCCTTGGCGCATTGATAGACAAAGGAGCCAGTTTCGCGATGCGCCTTCGTATGCTCGCCGGGACGGAGCAGTTGCATCGAGGCGCCCATCGTCAGCATCGGCGATCCGCCGGTGGCGGGATTGATATACTCCATGTGAATGCCGTCGAACGGGGAGCCGTCCGAAACCTTGCTATACTTGACGAGCGCCTCGTAGGTCGGTGCCCATTCATATTTCAGCAGCGGCGAATAGCGCTTCGACCATGTCTCGCCCGCCGGTTTCAGCGCCGCGGCGCCCCAGGCGGCCACCGAATCGTCCACCGGAAAGCCCACGGCCTGCCGCAGATCGGGATGGACCTCGTAGAAATTGGCGTCGAGCGCGTTCATCAAGGGAATGTCGAGGCCGTCCTGCCAGGTGCATATCGTGCCGTCCTCGGCGACCCCATGCTCGTGCCATGTCCCGTTGGGGGTGAGGACGAAGTCGTTTCGGCCAAGGGTCATCTTGTGGCCGTCGACATTGGTGAAGGCGCCCTGGCCCTCCATGATGAAGCGCAGCGCCGACGCCGAATGCCGGTGGCTGGACGCAACTTCTCCCGGCCCCATCACCTGGATGCCGGAATATAGCCAGCCGACCGCGGCGGTCACGTCGCGCCGGCCAGGATTGGCGAGATAGACGACCCGCCGCCCCGCCTGCTCCGGGGTGACAAGCTCAAGCGCCCGCATCACGTAATCGCGAAGGTGATCGTAGCGCCAGATCATCGGAACCGATTCCGACACGGGTTGCCACGGCTCGATCTTGTTCGCCACCGTCCAGAGCGCGCCCGCGCCCTGCGCCTCCAGCTCCCGATAGAAATCGACGAGCTCCGCCGTGTCCGCGACATTGGCGCGGCCCACCATATCTTCGCGATACTGGTCGTAAATCCCGGTCGCCATGACGCGTCCCTCCAAATTTATTATATGCATAAAATAAATCACCGGAGCGGTCGATGCAAGCGTCGGGGCAAAATTCCGTCCCGATGCCGGCGGGTCGCCGCGATGGCTACCCCGCCTCTGCCTCGAAGCCGTCAGCCCGGCGGCTTTCCTTCCAACGAGCGGTCATCCCACATCATCGCGGTATGGAGCGGACGCAAGGCGACTTGCCTGGTGTCCAGAACGGCGCCGCCCATCGCCCGCACCTCGTACAACGCCTCGAACGACGGGCCGGCGCTCGCGACGAGACGGTCCATCACGGCGCGATCCTTGACGAGGGTGGCCATCCGCTGCACCCCCAGATCGCCAAGGCCGGCGATCAGGACGACATGATGACCCGACGGGCCGGCAAAGCTCGCGATATAGCCATAGTCGAGCCGGGACGGCTCGTCCCTGCCCGCACCCACGTCGAGCGCGTAGCCCGTCCCGGTCGAAACGTCGCGCA from Sphingomonas sp. CL5.1 harbors:
- a CDS encoding fumarylacetoacetate hydrolase family protein, which produces MRLVTYRASIEAEGRLGVLAGDLVVDVEYFGEHFDVALPRRMLDFIDLGPTALRALDGLLRQADGRWPVGSALPLANVTLLAPIPRPRKNIFGIGLNYTEHVAESAQSLDTSPDLPRQPVIFSKPPTSVIGPDAPILHDRAITQQLDWEVELAAVIGTKAKGVSRDSALSHVFGYTVLIDMSARDCRRAGQWIYSKGQDSFAPMGPVIVTADEIPDPQTLDLWLTVNGVEKQRSNTAYMLFKVDELIADISKGITLEPGDIIATGTPAGVGAGRNPQEWLWPGDTIVAGIDGIGVLRHPVVSAA
- a CDS encoding thioesterase family protein codes for the protein MPFTTHAQVRFAHVDPAGIVFYPRYFEMLNGAVEDWFADHLGTDFKTLHLDHHLGIPTVKLDVRFIAPSELGDRLTITIKPRAVGRSSCTLEIVFSGGERDRLRAIVVLVCMDLGSQRATAWPREIAERIRHELEAPDAGDDHDPGAAKPDSCGPGDGRRSTS
- a CDS encoding cupin domain-containing protein yields the protein MATGIYDQYREDMVGRANVADTAELVDFYRELEAQGAGALWTVANKIEPWQPVSESVPMIWRYDHLRDYVMRALELVTPEQAGRRVVYLANPGRRDVTAAVGWLYSGIQVMGPGEVASSHRHSASALRFIMEGQGAFTNVDGHKMTLGRNDFVLTPNGTWHEHGVAEDGTICTWQDGLDIPLMNALDANFYEVHPDLRQAVGFPVDDSVAAWGAAALKPAGETWSKRYSPLLKYEWAPTYEALVKYSKVSDGSPFDGIHMEYINPATGGSPMLTMGASMQLLRPGEHTKAHRETGSFVYQCAKGFGSSIIGGRRFDWKERDIFVVPSWMWHEHVNGSSSDDACLFSFHDLPVMRALGLYRCEALADGDGHQPVLPL